A genomic stretch from Vibrio neptunius includes:
- the ftsH gene encoding ATP-dependent zinc metalloprotease FtsH, protein MAKNLILWLVIAVVLMSVFQSFGPGENNGRAVDYTTFVQEVGQGQVQEATFKGEEITFTRRGGGSRYVTYMPVYDQKLLDDLINQNVKVQGTPPEEQSLLSTIFISWFPMILLIGVWIFFMRQMQGGGGKGAMSFGKSKARMMSEEQIKTTFADVAGCDEAKEDVKELVDFLRDPSRFQKLGGKIPTGVLMVGPPGTGKTLLAKAIAGEAKVPFFTISGSDFVEMFVGVGASRVRDMFEQAKKAAPCIIFIDEIDAVGRQRGAGVGGGHDEREQTLNQMLVEMDGFEGNEGIIVIAATNRPDVLDPALLRPGRFDRQVVVGLPDVRGREQILKVHMRKVPRADDVDASVLARGTPGYSGADLANLVNEAALFAARGNKRNVSMVEFEKAKDKINMGAERKSMVMSEEIKESTAYHEAGHAIVGYLSPEHDPVHKVTIIPRGRALGVTFFLPEEDAISYSRQFLESKIATLYGGRIAEDLIYGADKVSTGASNDIKVATNLARNMVTQWGYSEKLGPLLYAEEEGEVFLGRSVTQTKHVSDDTAKLIDSEIRAIIDRNYDRALKLIQDNMDIMHAMKDALMKYETIDAGQIEDLMQRKAEIREPAGWGDSVSNKPDAKPDDKSEGKAEATEVKADEPTPSQDSASAETTEKKDSE, encoded by the coding sequence ATGGCAAAAAATTTAATTCTGTGGCTTGTGATCGCCGTAGTCTTGATGTCGGTTTTCCAGAGCTTTGGTCCTGGAGAAAACAACGGCAGAGCGGTTGATTACACCACTTTTGTACAGGAAGTTGGCCAAGGCCAGGTTCAGGAAGCAACATTTAAAGGCGAGGAGATTACCTTCACTCGTCGTGGCGGTGGCTCGCGTTATGTTACTTACATGCCGGTCTATGACCAGAAACTGCTGGATGACCTGATTAATCAGAATGTTAAAGTACAAGGTACGCCGCCAGAAGAGCAGAGCTTGCTGAGTACCATTTTCATTTCTTGGTTCCCAATGATCTTACTGATTGGTGTATGGATTTTCTTCATGCGTCAAATGCAAGGCGGTGGCGGTAAAGGCGCAATGTCTTTCGGTAAGAGTAAAGCTCGAATGATGAGTGAGGAACAAATCAAGACAACTTTTGCTGATGTTGCAGGCTGTGATGAAGCAAAAGAAGATGTCAAAGAGTTGGTTGATTTCCTTCGTGACCCGAGCCGATTCCAAAAACTTGGTGGTAAGATCCCAACGGGTGTGCTTATGGTTGGCCCTCCAGGTACGGGTAAAACGCTTCTCGCTAAAGCGATCGCTGGTGAAGCGAAAGTTCCGTTCTTTACTATTTCAGGTTCTGACTTTGTTGAAATGTTCGTTGGTGTTGGTGCATCACGTGTACGTGACATGTTCGAGCAAGCTAAAAAAGCCGCGCCTTGTATCATCTTTATTGATGAGATTGATGCAGTAGGTCGTCAGCGTGGTGCGGGTGTTGGTGGTGGACACGATGAGCGTGAGCAGACTCTTAACCAAATGCTGGTTGAGATGGATGGCTTCGAAGGTAACGAAGGCATCATTGTTATCGCAGCTACCAACCGTCCAGATGTTCTTGACCCTGCGCTGCTTCGCCCTGGTCGCTTTGACCGCCAAGTAGTGGTAGGTCTGCCAGATGTCCGTGGTCGTGAGCAGATCCTGAAAGTCCATATGCGTAAAGTTCCGCGTGCAGATGATGTCGATGCCTCCGTATTGGCGCGCGGTACACCGGGTTATTCTGGTGCAGATCTTGCCAACCTCGTTAATGAAGCCGCGTTGTTTGCTGCGCGTGGAAATAAGCGCAATGTTTCCATGGTTGAGTTTGAAAAAGCAAAAGACAAAATCAACATGGGTGCAGAACGCAAATCTATGGTTATGTCTGAAGAGATTAAAGAATCGACTGCATATCATGAAGCGGGCCACGCTATTGTTGGTTACCTGTCACCAGAACATGATCCTGTCCACAAGGTGACAATTATCCCACGCGGACGCGCTCTTGGTGTAACCTTCTTCCTCCCAGAAGAAGATGCAATTAGCTACAGCCGTCAATTCCTAGAGAGCAAAATTGCAACTCTATACGGTGGACGTATTGCTGAAGACTTGATCTATGGCGCTGATAAAGTCTCTACTGGTGCATCGAATGATATCAAGGTAGCGACGAATCTGGCACGCAACATGGTTACTCAGTGGGGATACTCAGAAAAACTTGGGCCTCTTCTGTATGCCGAGGAAGAAGGCGAAGTATTCTTGGGGCGCAGTGTGACTCAGACTAAGCATGTGTCTGATGATACTGCCAAACTGATAGACTCAGAAATCCGAGCCATTATTGATCGCAACTACGATCGTGCACTAAAGCTGATTCAAGATAACATGGATATCATGCATGCCATGAAAGATGCGTTGATGAAGTACGAAACGATCGATGCGGGCCAGATTGAAGATCTAATGCAGCGTAAGGCAGAGATCCGTGAACCAGCAGGTTGGGGTGACAGCGTTAGCAATAAACCAGACGCAAAGCCTGACGACAAATCTGAAGGTAAAGCAGAAGCGACTGAAGTGAAAGCTGATGAACCAACGCCTTCACAAGATTCTGCTTCAGCTGAAACGACTGAGAAGAAAGATTCAGAATAA
- the folP gene encoding dihydropteroate synthase — MILKANNKTLDLSQPQVMGILNVTPDSFSDGGKFRALEDALAQAQRMIDSGVTIIDVGGESTRPGAPDVTLEEELQRTIPVIKGIRAQSDVWISIDTSKAEVMRQAASVGADIINDVRALQEPGALEVAAASGLPICLMHMQGQPRTMQAHPHYEDLIQEVGAFLQERVAACQAVGIAREKLILDPGFGFGKTLEHNYHMLSHLEEFHQFGLPILAGMSRKSMIFKLLDKVPAECVSASVACATIAAMKGAQIIRVHDFEQTLDAIRMVSMTNANH, encoded by the coding sequence ATGATCTTGAAAGCCAATAATAAAACTCTCGATTTATCTCAACCACAAGTGATGGGCATTCTGAATGTCACCCCTGATTCTTTCTCTGATGGTGGAAAGTTTAGGGCACTGGAAGATGCGCTTGCTCAAGCTCAACGTATGATCGATTCAGGTGTGACCATTATTGATGTTGGTGGTGAATCGACTCGTCCAGGCGCGCCTGATGTTACGTTAGAAGAAGAACTTCAACGTACCATTCCCGTTATTAAAGGAATTCGTGCTCAATCTGATGTATGGATCTCTATCGATACCAGTAAAGCCGAAGTGATGCGGCAAGCGGCAAGTGTTGGTGCTGATATCATTAATGATGTCCGTGCATTGCAAGAACCAGGAGCATTAGAAGTTGCTGCCGCTAGTGGTTTGCCTATTTGTCTTATGCATATGCAGGGACAACCTCGCACAATGCAAGCTCACCCACATTATGAAGATCTAATTCAAGAAGTGGGTGCATTTCTTCAAGAACGTGTTGCTGCATGTCAAGCGGTAGGGATTGCTCGTGAAAAATTGATCTTAGATCCTGGGTTTGGCTTTGGTAAAACGCTTGAACACAACTACCATATGCTGTCTCACCTAGAAGAATTCCATCAATTTGGTCTGCCAATTCTTGCAGGGATGTCGCGAAAATCTATGATCTTCAAACTCCTCGATAAAGTCCCAGCAGAGTGCGTGTCAGCTAGTGTCGCATGCGCTACAATCGCCGCTATGAAAGGAGCACAAATCATACGTGTGCACGATTTTGAGCAAACGTTGGATGCGATAAGAATGGTTTCGATGACCAACGCGAATCATTGA
- a CDS encoding magnesium transporter, producing the protein MTVMSNTYIENTLHFSSEEIGAARNAFLQYEQQQQVHLLTVMPIEEAVAILHHCSVGYVQQLISVLENEGHDKLARHYAHQLGLIHSEVETSNSYLSTSVLGHVKQRIGWIIALALLGIVSGLIIAQYEDTLSQLVLLAVYMPVIAAAGGNTGSQAATLVIRALATGELKKRQWLAVFWKESRVALCLALAIALVIVGRVMLFSDGASTGGFELINIALAIAVALFIQVTMSTTLGGLLPILARAFKLDPAVLVSPVLASIVDISGMWIYFTVVNHFLGIA; encoded by the coding sequence ATGACGGTAATGAGCAATACATACATTGAAAACACCCTACATTTCTCTTCGGAAGAAATTGGGGCAGCTCGCAATGCATTTCTGCAATACGAGCAACAACAGCAGGTTCACTTGTTGACTGTGATGCCTATTGAAGAAGCGGTAGCTATCTTGCACCACTGTTCAGTTGGCTATGTCCAGCAGTTGATTTCTGTGCTGGAAAATGAAGGCCATGACAAGCTAGCGCGCCATTACGCGCACCAATTAGGCCTGATTCATTCAGAGGTGGAAACATCCAACAGTTACCTTAGTACATCCGTATTGGGGCACGTGAAACAGCGCATTGGCTGGATCATTGCCTTGGCGTTGTTGGGTATTGTTTCTGGGTTAATCATTGCCCAGTATGAGGACACCTTGAGTCAACTGGTGTTGTTGGCGGTTTATATGCCCGTCATTGCTGCAGCTGGCGGCAACACGGGTTCTCAAGCGGCGACTTTGGTGATACGAGCTTTAGCGACAGGGGAGCTGAAAAAGCGCCAGTGGTTGGCGGTGTTTTGGAAAGAAAGTCGTGTCGCATTGTGTTTGGCTTTGGCTATCGCGCTGGTCATTGTTGGCAGGGTCATGCTGTTTAGTGATGGCGCATCAACGGGCGGCTTTGAACTCATCAATATCGCACTGGCGATTGCAGTCGCACTGTTTATTCAGGTAACGATGTCGACAACCTTAGGCGGTTTGTTACCGATTCTCGCTCGGGCGTTCAAACTGGACCCAGCTGTATTGGTGAGCCCAGTGTTAGCTTCGATTGTCGATATATCCGGTATGTGGATTTACTTCACCGTTGTGAATCACTTTCTAGGCATTGCCTGA
- a CDS encoding porin: protein MNKTLIALAVSAAAVATGANAAEIYSQDGNTIEMGGRAEARLSLKDGKAQDNSRVRLNFLGTAQINDSLYGVGFYEGEFTTNENGGATDSSTDTLTNRYLYGGLGGQFGEVTYGKNEGALGVLTDFTDIMAYHGNSAADKLAVADRSDNMISYKGQFADLGVKASYRFADRTEDATTGSYTDNDADGYSLSAIYAFGESGVKVGAGYAAQDEANEYMGTASYSINDLYFAGIYTDGEKQLSNSKSTVDYTGYELAAAYTMGQTVFSTTYNNAETNKETSADNVAIDATYYFKPNFRGYVSYNFNLISEGDKIGSVAASNGTASKIDSEDEIALGLRYDF from the coding sequence ATGAACAAAACTCTGATCGCTCTAGCAGTTTCTGCAGCAGCAGTGGCAACTGGCGCAAACGCGGCGGAAATCTACAGCCAAGACGGCAACACTATCGAAATGGGAGGCCGCGCAGAAGCTCGCCTATCTCTAAAAGATGGTAAAGCTCAAGACAACTCTCGCGTGCGCCTGAACTTCCTAGGTACAGCTCAGATCAACGACAGCCTATACGGTGTCGGTTTCTACGAAGGTGAGTTCACTACAAATGAAAATGGTGGCGCAACAGATAGCAGCACAGACACTCTAACAAACCGTTACCTATACGGTGGTCTGGGTGGTCAGTTTGGTGAAGTCACTTATGGTAAAAACGAAGGTGCCCTAGGCGTACTAACAGACTTTACTGATATCATGGCTTACCATGGTAACTCAGCAGCAGACAAGCTAGCTGTAGCTGATCGTTCAGACAACATGATCTCTTACAAAGGCCAATTTGCTGACCTTGGCGTAAAAGCGAGCTACCGTTTTGCTGACCGTACAGAAGATGCAACTACGGGTTCATACACAGACAACGATGCTGACGGCTACTCTCTATCAGCTATCTACGCTTTCGGCGAAAGTGGTGTGAAGGTAGGTGCTGGTTACGCTGCTCAAGACGAAGCTAACGAGTACATGGGTACTGCGTCATACTCAATCAATGACCTTTACTTTGCTGGTATTTACACAGACGGTGAAAAGCAACTTTCTAACTCAAAGAGCACTGTTGACTACACAGGTTACGAACTAGCAGCAGCCTACACTATGGGTCAGACTGTTTTCTCGACGACATACAACAACGCAGAAACTAACAAAGAGACTTCTGCTGACAACGTAGCAATTGATGCAACTTACTACTTCAAGCCTAACTTCCGTGGCTACGTTTCTTACAACTTTAACCTAATCAGTGAAGGCGATAAGATCGGTTCGGTAGCAGCTTCAAACGGCACAGCTAGCAAGATTGACTCAGAAGACGAAATCGCTCTAGGTCTACGTTACGACTTCTAA
- the rimI gene encoding ribosomal protein S18-alanine N-acetyltransferase gives MKLLPLAETHLESVYSIEIQAHTHPWTETMIRDVTSRGACHHVLIDDDKVVGYFYAQNIIGEVTLLNIAVDPTLQGKGYGKQLIESFLALCEQRNAESAWLEVRESNTRAAHLYESAGFNEVDRRRKYYPTDEGKEDAIIMSYIFL, from the coding sequence ATGAAGTTACTTCCGTTAGCTGAAACTCACCTAGAATCGGTGTACTCAATAGAAATTCAAGCCCATACGCACCCTTGGACAGAAACAATGATTCGCGATGTGACAAGCAGAGGGGCGTGTCATCATGTGCTCATCGATGATGATAAGGTTGTCGGGTATTTTTATGCTCAGAACATAATCGGTGAAGTCACCCTGCTCAATATTGCTGTGGATCCGACTCTGCAAGGTAAAGGATATGGCAAACAGCTTATCGAATCGTTTTTAGCCTTGTGCGAGCAAAGAAACGCGGAAAGTGCCTGGTTAGAGGTGAGGGAAAGCAATACTCGTGCTGCTCACTTGTACGAGTCAGCGGGGTTCAATGAAGTCGATCGGCGTCGTAAGTACTATCCGACGGATGAAGGCAAAGAAGATGCCATCATCATGAGTTACATCTTCTTGTAA
- a CDS encoding DNA polymerase III subunit psi, with product MSTRELTYIHEMGIQAYELVHPDRLHGYSVEGITLSEDCKILLVSPQQPSGSTAILFENIIKTMNLTLEHALYLAPEHFSLLTPTQVEWIWFAGCEGQRDLGQKTLHSPNLSEIDGNQQHKRALWQQIQALK from the coding sequence ATGTCGACTCGAGAGCTTACGTATATACATGAAATGGGGATACAAGCCTATGAACTGGTCCATCCAGATAGGTTACATGGCTATAGTGTTGAAGGCATTACTTTGTCTGAAGACTGTAAAATCCTCTTGGTTTCACCTCAACAACCTTCGGGTTCGACTGCGATACTGTTTGAGAACATTATAAAAACAATGAACTTGACGTTGGAACATGCTCTCTATTTGGCCCCTGAACACTTTAGTCTACTTACACCCACTCAGGTCGAATGGATCTGGTTCGCAGGCTGTGAGGGGCAAAGGGATCTTGGCCAGAAAACGCTTCATTCTCCAAACCTGAGTGAGATTGATGGCAATCAACAACATAAACGCGCGCTTTGGCAGCAGATTCAAGCTTTGAAATAA
- the rlmE gene encoding 23S rRNA (uridine(2552)-2'-O)-methyltransferase RlmE: protein MSKQKHSASSGRWLKEHFDDKFANEARKKGYRSRAYFKMEEIQNKDKILKSGMTVVDLGAAPGGWSQYAAKIVGDEGKIIACDLLPMDPIAGVSFLQGDFREDAVLEALLDRIQPSMVNVVMSDMAPNIAGNNSVDQPRAMYLVELALDMCRQVLAPNGSFVVKVFQGEGFDQYVKDVRDMFKVVKIRKPDSSRARSREVFIVATGYKG, encoded by the coding sequence ATGAGTAAACAGAAACATTCGGCTAGTTCTGGCCGTTGGTTGAAAGAACATTTTGACGATAAATTCGCAAACGAAGCTCGTAAAAAGGGCTACCGTTCTCGCGCCTATTTCAAAATGGAAGAGATTCAAAACAAAGACAAAATACTCAAATCTGGGATGACCGTCGTTGATTTAGGTGCTGCCCCAGGTGGTTGGTCCCAATATGCTGCTAAGATAGTAGGGGATGAAGGTAAAATCATCGCGTGTGATTTACTGCCAATGGACCCTATCGCTGGTGTGAGTTTTCTGCAGGGTGACTTCCGTGAAGATGCGGTTTTAGAAGCGTTACTCGACAGAATCCAACCTTCAATGGTTAATGTAGTTATGTCTGACATGGCACCAAATATTGCTGGGAACAATTCGGTTGATCAGCCGCGAGCAATGTATTTGGTCGAATTAGCTTTAGATATGTGTCGACAAGTTCTTGCGCCCAATGGTAGCTTTGTTGTCAAAGTCTTTCAGGGAGAGGGCTTCGATCAATACGTTAAAGATGTTCGTGACATGTTCAAAGTTGTGAAAATCCGTAAACCCGATTCTTCAAGGGCTCGCTCCCGAGAAGTATTTATTGTAGCCACTGGTTACAAAGGTTAA
- the dacB gene encoding serine-type D-Ala-D-Ala carboxypeptidase: MQLSKLFLLFFISLFSLSAFAYAPVGQLPNGSRAALLVESLDQQNSLLDTHNSDQYFPPASTLKLVTALAAKLELGDNFRFETQLEQTDKDIIIHFSGDPTLTTEDLKQLFVVAKRHGLSTIKGDIWLDNSAFTGYDRAVGWPWDILGVCYSAPATAISLDGNCVQASIYTQDDGNTRVYVPEHFPVYVTTQASSVSKDHQESTQCDLELISSPDNHYQLQGCLTERSKPLPLKFAVQDPELYTQRMLNSVLNQLNLPFSGTVRIGRPDHSTSKVLLATHSSLPLTKLLETMLKKSDNLIADNLTKTLGAKFYIQPGSFSNGTKAIKQIIFSNTGINLEATPMADGSGLSRNNRFTSQAMSKILRYIWLNDSTLKMIDLMPKSGESGTLKYRRSMRKDPIKGALIAKSGSLYGSNNMAGFGLDGSGKPTTLFVQYVADYLPPKKKSDGKPTIAPITQFETLFYQDIVKFSQAMPRK; encoded by the coding sequence ATGCAGCTTTCCAAACTGTTTCTGTTGTTTTTTATCTCTCTGTTTTCTCTCTCAGCTTTTGCCTATGCGCCCGTGGGTCAATTGCCCAATGGCAGTCGAGCAGCTCTGCTTGTAGAATCACTCGACCAGCAAAATTCCTTACTTGATACTCACAATAGTGATCAGTACTTTCCTCCCGCGAGCACACTCAAGCTCGTCACTGCCTTAGCAGCAAAGCTTGAGCTAGGTGATAACTTTCGCTTTGAAACCCAACTTGAGCAAACCGATAAAGACATCATCATCCACTTTTCTGGCGACCCTACTCTGACAACTGAAGATTTAAAGCAGTTGTTTGTCGTCGCGAAGAGACATGGACTTAGCACGATTAAAGGCGACATCTGGTTAGATAACAGCGCGTTTACTGGATACGACCGCGCTGTCGGCTGGCCATGGGATATACTAGGCGTTTGTTATAGCGCCCCTGCAACTGCCATTTCACTTGACGGTAACTGTGTCCAAGCTTCTATTTATACCCAAGATGATGGCAACACTCGCGTTTACGTACCGGAGCACTTTCCTGTCTACGTCACTACCCAGGCATCCAGTGTCAGCAAAGACCATCAAGAAAGTACTCAGTGTGATTTGGAGCTGATCTCCTCTCCAGATAACCATTATCAGCTTCAAGGTTGTTTAACCGAGCGGAGCAAACCCCTGCCACTCAAATTCGCGGTACAAGATCCTGAGCTTTACACTCAGCGAATGTTAAACAGCGTGTTAAACCAATTAAATCTGCCTTTCTCAGGAACGGTACGTATTGGGCGACCAGATCACTCAACCAGCAAGGTCCTTCTCGCCACTCATAGTTCTTTACCACTCACAAAGTTACTTGAAACCATGCTGAAAAAATCGGATAACCTGATCGCCGATAATCTCACTAAAACACTGGGGGCCAAGTTTTATATCCAGCCCGGCAGCTTCAGCAATGGTACTAAAGCTATTAAGCAGATTATTTTTTCCAACACCGGAATAAACTTAGAGGCCACCCCAATGGCCGACGGTTCTGGTTTATCAAGAAACAACCGTTTTACCAGTCAGGCGATGTCTAAAATCTTACGCTACATCTGGCTCAATGACAGCACATTGAAGATGATTGATTTGATGCCAAAGTCGGGTGAATCTGGCACGCTAAAATATCGCCGAAGTATGCGTAAAGACCCAATAAAAGGAGCACTAATCGCTAAAAGTGGTTCACTTTACGGCAGTAATAATATGGCTGGTTTTGGGCTAGATGGGTCGGGAAAGCCAACCACCTTGTTCGTACAGTATGTGGCAGATTATTTGCCACCAAAGAAAAAGAGCGATGGTAAACCGACCATCGCTCCTATCACACAATTTGAAACTTTGTTTTATCAAGACATCGTAAAATTCAGTCAGGCAATGCCTAGAAAGTGA
- the yhbY gene encoding ribosome assembly RNA-binding protein YhbY, with translation MNLSTKQKQHLKGLAHSLKPVVLMGANGLTEAVLAEIEIALDHHELIKVKIASEDRETKNLIVDAIVRETGAEKVQVIGKTLVLYRQTEDRKIELPRK, from the coding sequence ATGAACCTAAGCACCAAACAAAAACAGCATCTAAAAGGCCTAGCGCACAGTCTAAAACCTGTTGTGCTTATGGGCGCGAATGGACTAACCGAAGCTGTTCTAGCGGAAATCGAAATCGCTCTCGATCATCATGAGTTGATTAAAGTAAAAATCGCTTCTGAAGATCGTGAAACGAAAAACCTGATTGTAGACGCTATCGTCCGTGAAACAGGCGCAGAGAAAGTACAAGTTATCGGCAAAACGCTGGTTCTGTATCGTCAGACTGAAGATCGCAAAATCGAATTACCACGTAAGTAA
- the glmM gene encoding phosphoglucosamine mutase, which yields MSNKRRYFGTDGVRGKVGQYPITPDFVLKLGWAAGRVLAKQGTKKVIIGKDTRISGYMLESALEAGLAAAGLQATFTGPMPTPAVAYLTQTFRAEAGIVISASHNPYYDNGIKFFSSEGTKLPDDIELAIEAELDKDIECVESSLLGKASRLDDAAGRYIEFCKSTYPSELSLAGLKIVVDCAHGATYHIAPAVFSELGADVIAMGIEPNGTNINYEVGATDVKALQQRVVQEQAHLGLAFDGDGDRIIMVDHLGNKVDGDQIAYIIARDAMRRGELKGGVVGTLMTNLGMENGLKQLGIPFVRAAVGDRYVMEQLLEKGWKIGAENSGHVILLDKVTTGDAIVAALQVLASVVGSDMSLHELSQGMTLYPQVLENVRFSGDSNPLEAEAVKASVAAVEAELGDKGRVLLRKSGTEPLIRVMVEGEDAELVKSSALKIADAVKASF from the coding sequence ATGTCTAATAAAAGACGTTATTTTGGTACAGATGGTGTACGTGGAAAAGTGGGGCAGTACCCGATCACACCGGATTTTGTGCTTAAGCTTGGATGGGCCGCAGGAAGAGTCCTAGCAAAACAGGGCACAAAGAAAGTCATTATTGGCAAAGATACCCGAATCTCAGGTTACATGTTGGAGTCTGCTCTCGAAGCAGGCCTTGCTGCTGCGGGTTTACAAGCGACCTTTACTGGCCCAATGCCAACACCAGCAGTGGCATACTTGACTCAAACGTTTCGGGCTGAAGCAGGTATTGTGATTTCCGCTTCTCACAACCCTTATTACGATAACGGTATTAAATTCTTCTCTTCAGAGGGCACTAAGCTCCCCGATGATATTGAGCTAGCGATTGAAGCGGAGCTTGATAAAGACATTGAATGTGTCGAGTCGTCATTGCTAGGTAAAGCGAGTCGCCTTGATGACGCTGCTGGACGTTACATTGAGTTTTGTAAAAGCACATACCCTTCAGAACTTAGTCTCGCTGGATTGAAAATTGTAGTGGATTGTGCCCACGGTGCGACTTACCATATTGCTCCGGCTGTGTTTAGTGAGTTAGGCGCAGATGTGATTGCTATGGGTATTGAACCGAATGGTACCAACATAAACTACGAAGTGGGCGCAACCGATGTCAAAGCCCTACAGCAGAGAGTAGTACAGGAGCAGGCCCATCTTGGTTTAGCTTTCGATGGTGATGGTGACCGCATCATCATGGTTGATCACCTTGGGAATAAGGTCGATGGTGACCAGATTGCTTACATCATTGCTCGTGATGCTATGCGTCGTGGTGAGTTGAAAGGTGGTGTTGTTGGAACCCTGATGACGAACCTAGGAATGGAAAATGGCCTCAAGCAATTAGGTATTCCCTTCGTTCGTGCGGCGGTAGGTGACCGTTATGTGATGGAGCAGCTGCTTGAAAAAGGCTGGAAGATCGGGGCGGAAAATTCAGGACATGTGATCTTACTTGATAAAGTGACCACTGGCGATGCGATCGTGGCTGCATTACAAGTATTGGCATCCGTGGTCGGTAGTGATATGTCTTTGCATGAACTTTCTCAAGGTATGACGTTATACCCTCAAGTTCTGGAGAATGTCCGTTTTTCTGGTGATTCTAATCCACTAGAGGCTGAAGCGGTAAAAGCTTCCGTCGCCGCCGTTGAAGCCGAACTTGGTGATAAAGGTCGAGTGCTACTACGTAAATCAGGCACTGAACCCCTTATCCGCGTCATGGTGGAAGGTGAAGACGCTGAGCTAGTGAAGTCATCAGCATTAAAAATTGCAGACGCAGTGAAAGCGAGCTTCTAA
- the greA gene encoding transcription elongation factor GreA: MEKVPMTVRGEQKLREELDRLLKLRPQISEAIAEARELGDLKENAEYHAAREEQGICEAQIRDIEYKLSVAQVIDVTKMDNSGKVIFGSTVTLIDCDTEAEKTYQIVGDDEADIKAGRISVSSPIARGLIGKMEGDEVVISTPGGDRDFEIDSVEYV; the protein is encoded by the coding sequence ATGGAAAAAGTCCCAATGACAGTGCGTGGCGAACAAAAGCTGCGTGAAGAATTAGACCGACTACTGAAACTTCGCCCACAGATTTCCGAAGCTATAGCAGAGGCTCGAGAGCTAGGTGACCTGAAAGAAAACGCAGAATACCACGCGGCACGCGAAGAGCAGGGTATCTGTGAAGCACAGATCCGCGATATTGAATATAAACTTTCAGTAGCGCAGGTCATTGATGTTACTAAGATGGATAACTCAGGCAAGGTTATCTTTGGCTCGACAGTCACCTTGATTGACTGCGACACGGAAGCAGAGAAAACATACCAGATTGTGGGTGACGATGAAGCAGACATTAAAGCTGGTCGAATTTCGGTAAGCTCACCAATTGCTCGTGGCTTGATTGGTAAGATGGAAGGTGATGAAGTTGTGATTTCTACACCTGGTGGTGATCGCGATTTTGAAATTGATAGCGTTGAGTATGTTTAA